The sequence CATCACAAATTATCAGCCGTCCATCTGCAGTAAGCTCTAAGCCAAGGGGGCGTCCTCCCGTACTGCACAAGGTAACTTCCAATCGCGTTATAGGGTCTACTCTTAGTATCCGACCGTCGGCCACTCCGCAAATAAGTCGACCTTGAGTATCAACAATGACGTCCTCAGGAGTAGACCCGGATATGGGTAATTTTAAAGCCTTTGGAATTTTCCGCTCGGACGATGATTTCGCAGCTCGCTCAGTGGGTGGAGCAATAGTCCGCTTCAGTGGCTCAATCGTGGCTTTCGGCGCAGGTGCAAGTTGCGGAAGTGTCGGACGGCCTTCTCGGCAATAAGTATAAGTGTTCTCGACCTCATAGGCATGAATAGCACTGCAGAACCAAGCTTGTTTGGAAGGAAAATCACCATCTGTTACGCGGTCCAGGGCTTGCAGCATGTCGGCCTTAGAGCGACTTCCTATGATCACTGCCGCATGATATTGGTCATCTTCAGGGTTATCATGAGCGACGCCAGGAGAATCCCACTGACTCTGATCCCATTCCAAAAATACTTGGCTACGCAGCTCCAGTATATCCACTGACTGATTTAAAACTGTACAGAGCTCCTGACTGATAAATCGTTCAAACTGCTCACCACTGATACCTATTTTACGCTTGATCAGTGCAACACATCGAAAACCGACGGGCTCGTCATAGCCGCTTTTGAACCATGCCCCCCCTCTAATCGATGTAATATATAAAATCGTACGAGCAAATACATTAACCTCATCACTCAATATTTTTTTACTGTATCGACTGTTGAGAAGTAACGAAACTCTTCCTTTAAGGCGAACTTCCGGCATGCCATCAATTCTTCGAAACAGTGGAATAGTTGTTTCGACACCATCCATATCTGGCCACAGCCCGGTAGACTCGTAAGCAAAGTGGTGTTGCCGATAGTCTGACAGTGCAGGATTACGAGCGACAATTTGCGCATGCCCTTCCCTCCAGTAAGATCGCGCCGCCTCTCGCGGCAAATCAGACCGATACCAGAGAAGGACTGCCAAGTCCATAGCATAAACAGGGCCGTCTGCCTGTCCTGCAGCGCTTTTAGGAACTGTGCTAAAACCTTTCATCATCTCTGCTCCGCTATCTTATTATTGAGATTTGTGGCTAAGCGTTAGCGTAAAGCTAGCCACTGTTTCCTTGTTAGTAAATTTTTTCAGCCCTCTGACCTGCACTATCATCCGTGATCTTTTTTAATATTAGACAGTTTAATATTTACAACGTTGGGCAGGCCCACACCTTTGAAGCCTGTGCTATATCATTGGCTAAGCGGTCAATATTCCTCTGATGCGCTAACACAAGGGTGTCCAATGTCAAGCCTGCTGGCTCCCTAATCACGCTCGCACAGGTAATATCGAAAGGCTTGTTTCCTTCGCCGTGTTTACTCAAACTCCAGACAGCGTCAACTAACGCATAATTCCCCAAGAGTGAATCAAATCGGCGGATATCGAGCTGTACCAAAATAAGTGGTGTGTTGGTCGCTTTGGTAAAGCCTGTAATATTACGCCCCCCCAACTTTAACTCCAGTTGCCCGGCCACTGCGTCATGAAATTCATCGGCCAAAGGCGCACTCCAGCGTGCGCTTTCCAATAACATCAATCCGTCTGCACTCTTGCGCACCACTATTTGCGGTTGATCTACCTGCATCGGCACTCGTACATCCAACATTTCAAACTGAATTGACGGTGAGTTCATTACCTGGCGTTGCTCGGGCGCCGTGGGCATCAGCGTGTAGTATCGTATCGGCGGCGAACCACATGCCGACAAAGCAAGTAAGAAAAATAGGGCTATGGAACGTAGAATCATGTCGGTCATTCCTGATCAATTTTATGAGAACCTGAAGAGGTTGGCTGATAGGCGTCGGGCTTGCCCTCTTTCAAGCGCCCTCGGATCAGAGATTCTGGCTGGCGCCCAAGGAAATCGGTGAGTACGCGAATCGAACGCGCAGTACGCTGTACTTCATACATCGCTTGGCCAAGTTGCCGACGTTGAGGTGAATCTTCGTCTAAACTGTTATTTACAGTTGCTAGGGTTTTTCGAGTCTGCACAAGCGTTTCGTGCATTTCCGGAAGGACCTGGCCGTTGAATGTAACCAGGGTTTTGTTCAACTGCCCCAAGCTGCCATTAAAGTTATTGGCGATCTGATCGATAGGTACCTTGCTAAGCTTGTCAAGGAAGGCTTGCAATTGCTCCTGGGCCTTGTCAAGGCTTCCGGGGATAGTCGGGATAAGCAACGGTTGCGCAGACGCATCAAACACGACAGGCTTCGCGTTTGATACAAAGTTCATTGATATATACAGTTGCCCCGTGAGCAGGTTAGCACTTCGAGCCTGGGCGCGAAGGCCGTGCGCGACCATTTGTGAAATCAGATGAGCGCCTTTGGCATCATCAGCACCTTTCATCTCGATTAACTTATCGTTAGCCTTGCCTAAACGATTGGGATATATAACGACACCGATAATCGTTGGAAAGGATTCTTCCTTGTTGTCGTAATCCAGATCTACCGAAACCACGCGACCAACATTCACTCCCAAAAACTCTACCGGCGAGTTTACCGCAAGACCACGCAAAGACTGATCGAAACGCATCTGTACATAAAACCCTGGGCCATCTGGTCGCGCCAAGGCGGTTTCCATATCATCAAACAAAGTGAATTCAGAGCGCTCGTCAGCGACAGACTTATCATCGCTGTAATTAGGCTCGATAAAGGCGATACCGCCCGCTAAGATTGAAGCCACCGATTGAGTATTTACCTTTAACCCGTTGGCACCAAGGCTGACATCCACCCCGCTAGCATTCCAGAACCTACTGTTTTTACGCACGTACTGATCATTCGGAGCATTGACGAAGATATCAACATCTACGCCTTTTCCTTCGCCGGCAAGATTATATGAAACCACTTGGCCGACCGGTATGTGACGGTAATAGACAGGAGAGCCTATATCCAACGACCCCAGGTCTGCGGAGTGCAGAGTGAAGCGCTTACCCTTCTTTCCGTAAACGATCGCAGGCGGATTTTCCAGGCCAATGAACGTTTCATCCCGGGCTTTAGACTCACCAGGATCGGCGCCGATAAACGCCCCAGACAACAGTGTATCCACACCCGACACGCCACTCGCACCGATACGCGGGCGTACCACCCAAAAGCGCGTGCCACGGGAACTAAACGCATCAGCCGACTGATCCAGTTCAATGTTCGCATCAACGTATGCCCGATCGTCACTTAGAGCAATTGAAACGACCTTGCCAATGACCACGTTCTTGTATTTGACCTGAGTCTTATTGGCCTCTAGCCCCTCCGCGGTGAGAAAGGTCACTACAATTTTTGGGCCAGCTGACATGGCTTTGTGCACCACCATCGACAAGCCGATCAAGCCAGCAATGATAGGCACAAGCCAGACAATGGAAATATTGAAGCGTTGGCTACTCACTTCTGGACTCGAAAGCGTTGAGTTGGAGCGTTGGTGATCAGGCATCTTCTACCTCTGCATCCCAGATAAGCCGGGGATCAAAACTCATGGCTGCTAACATGGTTAGCACCACAACTAAACCAAAAAACAAAATGCCCTCACGGGGTTCGATACTACTGAGCGAACGAAACTGTACGAGGGCCGCTACCAATGCAACGACTAGGACATCAAGCATTGACCAATAACCGATCACCTCAATCAAGCGATAGAGCTTGGAGCGTTCTCGCATAGCCCATCGACTGCGCAGTCGACAAGTCACCAGTAACGTGCCAAGTACCAGAAATTTCAAACATGGCACCAGCACGCTAGCTATGAAAATCAACAGTGCGATATCCCACGATCCGCTGTCCCAAAACTCGACCACCCCGCTCAAGATTGTGTTTTCGCTACCACTACCGAGCATGTCGGTGTACATCATTGGCAGCAAGTTGGCGGGTATGTAAAAAATTAGACCCGCGATAAAAAACGCGGCGGTACGTGCCAGACTGTCGGGTTTTCTGCGGTGCAATATTGAATGGCAGCGCGGACAACGACGAGCGACATCAGCGCAGGCTTTACCGCAGAAATGGCATAATATTAAATTCATATCGCTGGCATTAAAAAACTTTCTCACGGAAGTCCACCTTCAAACTCGCCCCAAAGACGGCGAATGCTCTTGCCGGAAATAGGGATGATCAATAACGTCAGCATCGCCAATGCCCAGAGCCCTAGGCCAGGATGCACATCGAGCAGTCCCCCGAGCTTGATGATTGCTACTAAAATCCCCAGCAAACATACTTCCAGCATGCTCCACGGACGAAGGTATTCAAGCGCGCGCATACAAACGCTAAAACCAGGAGCTGCAACGCCTGCCACGGCAAAGCTCAGCACCCAACACAACAATATGATTTGAAGTAAGGGTGCTAATATGATTGTCAGGCCGGCTACGGCAGCGATCACGCTAATATGGCCTTGGGCCAAGGCATTTATCGACTGCCACAACGTCGCTTCATTACTTAAGCCCTGCACGCTGATTGACATCACTGGAAACGCATTGGCTACACAAAAGACAATCAAGGCGCAGACGGAAAGTGCCAGCATTTGTTGAATGTTCAACCGACCAACCACCTCAAGAACAGTACCGCAACGCAAGCAGTAGGTTTTTTGCCCCTGTTCTAGAAATATGGATGGATAGACGGCATCGCAGTGCTCGCATATTGTCCAGCTCGTTTTGGTCATTGTACCATCGCTCATCATTGCCGAATTTTTAGATAGGGATTTGGACGTACAGAACGCTTGCTCTATCGACGGTTATACAAGCAAATCGCTGGTTGCGGAGCTACGCGCTCAATGACAATCGGCTATTGTTACAAACCGCACACAAAACCTTAATTACACTCAAGCGACCAACCTTAAGAAAGTCCTTACTCTTTTTGATTTTTTTAGTATTGATAAGTTGATCGCCAAGTTTATAAGAGACTGCAGACCGGGCAATCGGGCATTCAACCTCATTCTCATAATAACAATAGGCTTTATCATAATGGCTGAGATCAATCAAATAACCACCACACCTCCGATTACTACAATCAAATCCGTCTAAATACGCAGCACTTAAAAATGAAGCCTCACACCCACGATAGTGATTTTCAAACCGCCCTCCACGGCCTTTTAAAAAGCCCTTATCAATACCATCGCGATCGAAAAAATAAACTTCTTCCTTATATTTTCTACCTTTGAAATCAAGACTTATGAAATTGTTATATCCAGCACTCTCAGGAATAACAAAATCGCTGATTTCTATGTCTTCAGAACCCTGAACTAGATGCTCCTGAGGAACAAAAAAATAAGCTTCCGAAAAATAACCTGCACACATAGCGAATATTGAAAAAAGCCTTAATCCAGCATAGCCCACATTGAAAACCTCTTTAAAATATACGTCGGACTCTATAGACAATCTGACAGTCGACGTCCCAGCGCTTACCCTCAACAAACAATAAGAATTTTTAGTCCCTCTATCAAAAAACACCCAACCACAACAAAACCATAAAACCTAAGTTAAACAACGACTATAGTTGAAGCCCTGCCCCCCTCAAAATCTCTGCCTATCACAATCCCACCGCCGCAGTATATTCCAAACACAACCCGATAAAACACACCTCGATCAGCCAGAAATAGAAACGCAGAGTTTCATAATTGGAACGACGAGGACCTGCTAATTAGTTCCCAGCCGTGAAACAATGTAAATATCAAATAGCCTTTCTTATAATCACCTGCTACTCGATACGGCTTAAACGCTAGTCAGCTTAACCCACTAAAACTCAACGCTACCATCGTATTACGGCACATAACGACTAAGGCTCAAGTTCACTAAGGCGCGATCGGTCTCCGACGCCTCACGTCCAATCTCAGGAGGTAACCATATGCCTGCACTGTCAAGCAGTCCTACACGAATACAAGCGTTCGTAGCCGGACTGGTAAGCTTTACCTTCCTGACCATGGGCTTTTTTTTGGTTTGGTTTGGGCTTGAACTCATTGATCTTGGAGGTGCTTACTATTACGCGCTTTATGGCGTATTTATGATAGCGATCGCTGTATTGCTAATAAGACGCTCAGCGATGACTGTCAAAGTATCCGTTATGGGTGCCGTTGCAACAGTTGCATGGGCACTCTGGGAATCAGGGGATAATGCCTGGTATCTTTTCCCTCGGATATTCGCACCAATCGCGGCCACATTGGCTATCGTACTGCTTCACTTGTGGCTGCCTCGCACAAACCCTAAAGCGTATAGTCCGCGCACGCACGTTGCTTTGGCTGCTGTATTGGTAGTGACACTGTTCCTCAGCTTCGGCAGCCTCTTCCTCGTCTATGGGATTGCCAAAGATGCCAACCCCGTAGCCGATGGCCCACTCAGCGATGCAGGACAATCTTGGACCCAGTTTGCGGGCTCCAATGAACGGTTCAGTCATGTTCCGTATAGCGAAATAAATCGCAAAAACGTTAAACATCTCAAGGTCGCGTGGATGTATCGCACTGGAGATATCGCTAAAGATGGTGCAGAAGATCAAAATACGCCGCTCGAAGTGAACGGCGCGGTTTATGTTTGTACGCCTAGCGACACTGTTGTCGCTCTAGATGCTGACAGTGGCTTGAAAAAATGGGAATTCAGGAGCGAAGCAAAATCACCTCTTTGGCAACGATGCAGAAGCTTGGCGTACGTAGACACTTCGAAGAATACTTTTCGTCCAACCGTACTAGAGTCGCCCGACACCACCTGTGCTCACCGTATTGTGTTGTCAACCATCGATAATCGCCTGATCGAGTTGGATGCTGACAAAGGGACGACCTGTAATGCCTTCGGCGACGCTGGCAGCGTTAACCTTAAAGCTGGTATGGGAGAAGTCTCACCTGGTTATTACATGCAGACCTCAGGGCCTACCTTGGTCGAAAACGGCATGATAATTATCGCTGGCTGGGTATGGGACAACATGTCGGTTGACGAGCCTTCTGGAGTAGTGAGGGCTTTCGACGTGATGGATGGTTCGCTTTTATGGGCATGGGATTTGGGTAACGCTCACATCGATAAACTCCCACCAGCGGGTCAAAGCTATACACGTGGCACTCCAAATGTTTGGGCGTTTCCAACCGTTGACGAAAAACTAGGTTTAGTGTTCCTTCCAACGGGCAACTCGACGCCAGACTATTGGGGCGGTAAAAGAACGGCGGCATCGGATGAGTACAGCTCTTCTGTCGTGGCGGTTGATTATCATACGAGTAAAGAAAAGTGGCATTTCCAGACAACTCATCACGACGTTTGGGACTACGATGTTCCCGCACATCCCAACTTGTACGACATACCGGGCGAAAATGGCGCAGCCGACACCCCTGCACTCATCCAGATAACCAAGCGCGGCGAAATCTTCATACTAGATCGCCGAACCGGAGTGCCGTTGTCGGAAGTTGAAGAGAAACCGGTTCCCACTAACGATCCCGCGCAAGGAGAGCGCCTCTCCACCACTCAGCCATATTCAGTAGCGATGCCGCAGATACGTACAGGAAAACTGCGAGAAGCGGACATGTGGGGAATGACGATGTTCGATCAGCTACTGTGCCGGATCGAGTTTCACAAATATAGATACCAGGGCGACTTCACTCCCCCATCTGTACAGGGCACACTCGTATATCCGGCAAACTTGGGAGGAATGAATTGGGGAGGTGCGTCTCTGGATAAAAAACGCCAGTACTTGATTCTTAACGATTCTCGTATAGTGATGTTATCGAAGCTGGTGCCAAGAGATCAGACTCAAGCAAATGCAGGAGACGGTCACACGGGTTATGCCCCGCAGATAGGCACACCTTTCGGTGTAAACAACAGCCTTTTTAGTTCGCCTTTGGGCGTGCCTTGTAACGCTCCGATGCTGGGAACCTTAACCGCAGTCGACCTTCGTACCCGCAAAATAGCCTGGCAGGTTCCACTTGGCACTCCGGCTGACACCGGTCCGCTAGGCCTAAAGACCCACCTACCAATGGAAACGGGAATGCCTTCACTCGGCGGCCCCTTGACGACGGGAGGCGGGATAACCTTTTACAGCGGCACGCTCGATTATTACCTCAGAGCTTTCGACACAGATACAGGGCGCCTGCTATGGAAAGGAAAGCTTCCTGTTGGTGGTCAAAGCACCCCAACATCTTACTTATCCAAAAAGTCAGGTAAACAATTTGTAGTGCTAACCGCCAGTGGATCTCGTGGTTCATCTGATCGGGGGGATTACGTAATCGCATTCGCGCTGGATGAATAACACTCGAATGAGGGGCAGGTTTTAGCTGGATCAACTAGCGAAAAAGCGCGAGCTGAAACGAGCCTACTAAAGCCTGAAGCTGCTCGTTATCGAGTTCGACTTCCAATCCGTGCCGAATGCCGGGCCAGTGAAACTTGCCTTGATTCAGCCTTCGCGCCGCAAACCAGATACCCACGCCGTCATGTACCAGAACTTTCATCCGCTTGGCGCGGCGATTGGCGAACAGATAAGCAAAATGCGGCTTTGCCGCACCGAACACGGCAATAACCCGGGTTAACGCCGTTTCGGTGCCGACGCGCATGTCCATCGGTTCGGTGGCGAGCCAGATCGCATCGATTCGAATCACTGCAACAGGTCTCGCAGAAAGGAGGCATATGCGTCAGCGCTTTCGGTCGGCCAGTTCACTTTGACGGTGCCACACGAATGCTGGATTTCAACGCAGATGCTCGATAGCGGAGCATGGGAATGCCCTCCGGCGAGCGGCAAAGGAAGCGGGATGAAAGCAGGTCGCAGGTCCATGGTTTCGTTCGTTTGTACCCGAATCCATTTATGGACGAGGTTCGCGTTAAGGCTGTGGTGCTGTGCGACGCTTGCAATCGACGCGCCGGGCGGAGCCCACTCTTGGAGTACCTGGACCTTGAAGGATTTGGAATAAGATCGGCGTTGTGGCTGCATGGAAAGACCCGCTTAAAAGGCTAGAAATGGTGTGGTGCTCAGGAAGGTGAGTTGGCCGGACACTTACGATTTGCATACAGATCCGGCAGCGGGATGGTGGAATCCGACCATTGAGCCCTACTCCATTCTTCAAGCTGCTGATTTAGAAAAGCTCACTAAGGATCGTCTCGAGCATCTCGGCTACTGGCCGACTGCGGTCTATCAGAGCAAACAGCAACGCAATAATGCCCATTCGATTCTAAAAATTCTCAAACACACATAACTGCTATGACATCACTACCAAAGAGGTTCGCCCCATGTCATTACAGTGCCCTAGCTGTAACTCACCAAAAATCGCCTCTCTCCACCAGGCTATGAAAATTGCAGCTGCACTCGGTACGGTCGGCGGCGCAGCACGCGGCGTCAGTGGAGCATTAGCCGGCAGTCAAGCGGGTGCCACCGTCGGCGCAGTTGCCGGTCCCTTCGGCGTCACTCTCGGAGCCGTTTCTGGCGCGATTCTCGGCGGGCTTGTTGGCGGCGCTGGCGGCTGTGCATTAGGCGCTCAACTGGGCGACAAGCTTGA is a genomic window of Pseudomonas sp. ADAK18 containing:
- a CDS encoding transposase, producing MQPQRRSYSKSFKVQVLQEWAPPGASIASVAQHHSLNANLVHKWIRVQTNETMDLRPAFIPLPLPLAGGHSHAPLSSICVEIQHSCGTVKVNWPTESADAYASFLRDLLQ
- a CDS encoding membrane-bound PQQ-dependent dehydrogenase, glucose/quinate/shikimate family yields the protein MPALSSSPTRIQAFVAGLVSFTFLTMGFFLVWFGLELIDLGGAYYYALYGVFMIAIAVLLIRRSAMTVKVSVMGAVATVAWALWESGDNAWYLFPRIFAPIAATLAIVLLHLWLPRTNPKAYSPRTHVALAAVLVVTLFLSFGSLFLVYGIAKDANPVADGPLSDAGQSWTQFAGSNERFSHVPYSEINRKNVKHLKVAWMYRTGDIAKDGAEDQNTPLEVNGAVYVCTPSDTVVALDADSGLKKWEFRSEAKSPLWQRCRSLAYVDTSKNTFRPTVLESPDTTCAHRIVLSTIDNRLIELDADKGTTCNAFGDAGSVNLKAGMGEVSPGYYMQTSGPTLVENGMIIIAGWVWDNMSVDEPSGVVRAFDVMDGSLLWAWDLGNAHIDKLPPAGQSYTRGTPNVWAFPTVDEKLGLVFLPTGNSTPDYWGGKRTAASDEYSSSVVAVDYHTSKEKWHFQTTHHDVWDYDVPAHPNLYDIPGENGAADTPALIQITKRGEIFILDRRTGVPLSEVEEKPVPTNDPAQGERLSTTQPYSVAMPQIRTGKLREADMWGMTMFDQLLCRIEFHKYRYQGDFTPPSVQGTLVYPANLGGMNWGGASLDKKRQYLILNDSRIVMLSKLVPRDQTQANAGDGHTGYAPQIGTPFGVNNSLFSSPLGVPCNAPMLGTLTAVDLRTRKIAWQVPLGTPADTGPLGLKTHLPMETGMPSLGGPLTTGGGITFYSGTLDYYLRAFDTDTGRLLWKGKLPVGGQSTPTSYLSKKSGKQFVVLTASGSRGSSDRGDYVIAFALDE
- a CDS encoding paraquat-inducible protein A; this translates as MNLILCHFCGKACADVARRCPRCHSILHRRKPDSLARTAAFFIAGLIFYIPANLLPMMYTDMLGSGSENTILSGVVEFWDSGSWDIALLIFIASVLVPCLKFLVLGTLLVTCRLRSRWAMRERSKLYRLIEVIGYWSMLDVLVVALVAALVQFRSLSSIEPREGILFFGLVVVLTMLAAMSFDPRLIWDAEVEDA
- a CDS encoding intermembrane transport protein PqiB encodes the protein MPDHQRSNSTLSSPEVSSQRFNISIVWLVPIIAGLIGLSMVVHKAMSAGPKIVVTFLTAEGLEANKTQVKYKNVVIGKVVSIALSDDRAYVDANIELDQSADAFSSRGTRFWVVRPRIGASGVSGVDTLLSGAFIGADPGESKARDETFIGLENPPAIVYGKKGKRFTLHSADLGSLDIGSPVYYRHIPVGQVVSYNLAGEGKGVDVDIFVNAPNDQYVRKNSRFWNASGVDVSLGANGLKVNTQSVASILAGGIAFIEPNYSDDKSVADERSEFTLFDDMETALARPDGPGFYVQMRFDQSLRGLAVNSPVEFLGVNVGRVVSVDLDYDNKEESFPTIIGVVIYPNRLGKANDKLIEMKGADDAKGAHLISQMVAHGLRAQARSANLLTGQLYISMNFVSNAKPVVFDASAQPLLIPTIPGSLDKAQEQLQAFLDKLSKVPIDQIANNFNGSLGQLNKTLVTFNGQVLPEMHETLVQTRKTLATVNNSLDEDSPQRRQLGQAMYEVQRTARSIRVLTDFLGRQPESLIRGRLKEGKPDAYQPTSSGSHKIDQE
- a CDS encoding membrane integrity-associated transporter subunit PqiC, with product MILRSIALFFLLALSACGSPPIRYYTLMPTAPEQRQVMNSPSIQFEMLDVRVPMQVDQPQIVVRKSADGLMLLESARWSAPLADEFHDAVAGQLELKLGGRNITGFTKATNTPLILVQLDIRRFDSLLGNYALVDAVWSLSKHGEGNKPFDITCASVIREPAGLTLDTLVLAHQRNIDRLANDIAQASKVWACPTL
- a CDS encoding paraquat-inducible protein A produces the protein MTKTSWTICEHCDAVYPSIFLEQGQKTYCLRCGTVLEVVGRLNIQQMLALSVCALIVFCVANAFPVMSISVQGLSNEATLWQSINALAQGHISVIAAVAGLTIILAPLLQIILLCWVLSFAVAGVAAPGFSVCMRALEYLRPWSMLEVCLLGILVAIIKLGGLLDVHPGLGLWALAMLTLLIIPISGKSIRRLWGEFEGGLP
- a CDS encoding SMP-30/gluconolactonase/LRE family protein, which produces MMKGFSTVPKSAAGQADGPVYAMDLAVLLWYRSDLPREAARSYWREGHAQIVARNPALSDYRQHHFAYESTGLWPDMDGVETTIPLFRRIDGMPEVRLKGRVSLLLNSRYSKKILSDEVNVFARTILYITSIRGGAWFKSGYDEPVGFRCVALIKRKIGISGEQFERFISQELCTVLNQSVDILELRSQVFLEWDQSQWDSPGVAHDNPEDDQYHAAVIIGSRSKADMLQALDRVTDGDFPSKQAWFCSAIHAYEVENTYTYCREGRPTLPQLAPAPKATIEPLKRTIAPPTERAAKSSSERKIPKALKLPISGSTPEDVIVDTQGRLICGVADGRILRVDPITRLEVTLCSTGGRPLGLELTADGRLIICDAHKGLLSFDFQTQVLVPLVEFVNTFPLRFCSNATIAKDGTIWFTESTSRFDFEQAAGAFIEHRPSGRLLRRDPNGEVTVVLSGLYFPNGLSLNDDESAVLFVETAAYRLSRLWVQGEREGDCEVLADNLPGLPDNMSRIKNGRFWVAMVSPRIAALDSFANSSVLLRKIIWAMPQKIQPKPAHTAWVMCFDQDGRLLEDLQSSDLSYSEVTGVAELNGRLYLGTVASNERSLLEIDLELDA
- the tnpB gene encoding IS66 family insertion sequence element accessory protein TnpB (TnpB, as the term is used for proteins encoded by IS66 family insertion elements, is considered an accessory protein, since TnpC, encoded by a neighboring gene, is a DDE family transposase.); translated protein: MIRIDAIWLATEPMDMRVGTETALTRVIAVFGAAKPHFAYLFANRRAKRMKVLVHDGVGIWFAARRLNQGKFHWPGIRHGLEVELDNEQLQALVGSFQLALFR